The sequence GGAAGATGATGGACAGGATGACCATGCGAAGAGTATTTTAGAAGGATTGCAAACTGAAGGGGTTTTCATTTCAGGGCCGAATGGCAATTTGTCTTTGACGGCGAATAGGATTAATATTGGTCGTATGCTGGAAAGCAATATTGAACTGATTGATGGGGAGGTTGATTTCGATACGGCAAGGGTGTTGCGGACAATTGAATTTTATGAGCGGCGCAGGCAGGATATAGAAGATAGAATGACGGGAGACGAACTACCGCAGGACCATATCTGGATAGAATGGAAAGAGGTAAGTAAAGATCTGCTGGCGGCGCTGGTGGTGCCGAAGTTGTGATGGAGGTGTGGGGAGGCAACTTACCGAATTTTTTGATGAAATAACACAAGGCCCCCACATAACCTTATTCTTACCAATACGGGAAAAGTGGCTCCCCCCTTCCATACCAAATAACACCGGGTATTATTATAAGCTAAAAAAGTACTACTATTAAATGTCATAATAAATATTCACTACACCCCAAAATATATCCAGATAAAATCATAGTAGCTAAGGAGAAAGGTGGTTAAAACGCAAAAATGAAGTGGAATACCCATCTCGCATGCTGGCTAAAAAAGTATTTTTTTTAGATAAACAAGTATTATCATGAATTGATTAAGAAGTTATAGATTTGTTAACATAAATATTCCACTATATGAAACTAAACTTTAAAATCACCCTATCACAACATTTTCCACAAAACATCAAAAAGAAAGCGAGTTAATCAAACTGGCATTTCATTATTACTACTAATTGACTGTATCACCAGATACAGCGATGGGGGCATTTTATCTGTCAGTCAAAAAAAGATTAGACACATTTTTCTACATCAAAC is a genomic window of Chitinophaga sp. LS1 containing:
- a CDS encoding CPCC family cysteine-rich protein — translated: MNESEILVGFHFRRAHYDTYLQANDIHLYTCPGCGFPTRTARGEFDICSICNWEDDGQDDHAKSILEGLQTEGVFISGPNGNLSLTANRINIGRMLESNIELIDGEVDFDTARVLRTIEFYERRRQDIEDRMTGDELPQDHIWIEWKEVSKDLLAALVVPKL